A single genomic interval of Microbacterium oleivorans harbors:
- a CDS encoding nucleotidyltransferase domain-containing protein — protein MLSDTDLVRIARDLAATPGVVAATLGGSRARGTHAPDSDVDLGVYVDGRRIDRAALSATVSRWAEAPVTIGPAGSWGPWVDSGA, from the coding sequence ATGCTCTCGGATACCGATCTGGTTCGGATCGCGCGCGATCTTGCAGCAACTCCCGGGGTGGTCGCGGCGACACTCGGGGGCAGTCGGGCGCGCGGAACGCATGCCCCCGACTCGGACGTCGACCTCGGCGTCTACGTCGATGGGCGAAGGATCGACCGCGCCGCCCTCTCAGCGACGGTGTCTCGCTGGGCTGAGGCACCGGTCACCATCGGCCCTGCGGGAAGCTGGGGTCCGTGGGTGGACAGCGGCGCGTAG
- a CDS encoding serine/threonine-protein kinase → MSDGSLSAGHTLAGRYRVVEAIGSGGMARVYLADDEALGRRVAVKVLRSDIPDGATADRAAVETRLLASLNHPGLVTLFDAHLGHEPRFLVMEHVVGTTLAARIADGPLEIRELSALGSQLADALHVVHDAGIVHRDVKPSNILLARSTAPGVPLRAKLADFGIAHLLDGERMTSPSLLVGTAAYIAPELLHGADPAPPSDIYALGLVLLEAASGTRAFAGAEGNRGQLLARLSRDPEMPAELDHRWRDLMCAMTAREPADRPTAHEVMARITAGNGDVVGEGPGAALVEQQRRAALAGVATAAWPVTDLVAAPAPSVSATAPVSASAAVSAAPADTTPTVVASTVTATAASVPERVQTDRRRRRGRRRLALATGAVSAAGIAGLVAASVLLWQPDATPTTEPAESPAVQTPNVTPATETVVTDTSADLEQPADDSADGDVPATGSTVAPAVDQTGTGGAVDGGPPPENGVGNSPGSNNGNGTDNGSGNGSNSGNGPGSNSGNGPGSNSGNGPGSNSGSGPGSNSGNGGGRSSGKPAPGDG, encoded by the coding sequence TTGAGCGATGGCTCCCTCAGCGCCGGCCACACGCTGGCAGGACGGTACCGGGTCGTCGAGGCGATCGGGTCGGGCGGCATGGCACGCGTCTACCTCGCGGACGACGAGGCACTCGGCCGGCGCGTCGCGGTGAAGGTCCTCCGCTCCGACATCCCCGATGGAGCGACGGCGGACCGTGCCGCCGTCGAGACCCGGCTGCTCGCGTCGCTCAACCATCCGGGTCTGGTGACCCTGTTCGACGCGCACCTCGGGCACGAACCCCGATTCCTCGTCATGGAACACGTCGTCGGAACGACCCTGGCCGCGCGCATCGCCGACGGGCCGCTGGAGATCCGCGAGCTGTCGGCCCTGGGCTCGCAGCTCGCCGACGCACTGCACGTCGTCCACGACGCCGGCATCGTGCACCGCGACGTCAAGCCCTCCAACATCCTCCTGGCTCGCTCGACCGCGCCCGGGGTGCCGCTTCGCGCCAAGCTCGCCGACTTCGGCATCGCGCATCTGCTCGACGGCGAACGCATGACATCGCCGAGCCTGCTCGTGGGCACTGCCGCGTACATCGCTCCCGAGCTCCTCCACGGAGCCGACCCGGCTCCCCCATCCGACATCTACGCGCTCGGCCTCGTACTGCTCGAAGCTGCGAGCGGAACCCGCGCTTTCGCCGGTGCCGAGGGGAATCGGGGTCAGCTGCTGGCGCGGCTCTCGCGAGACCCCGAGATGCCCGCGGAGCTCGACCACCGCTGGCGGGATCTCATGTGCGCCATGACGGCGCGGGAACCGGCTGATCGTCCCACGGCGCACGAGGTCATGGCACGGATCACGGCGGGGAACGGCGACGTGGTCGGTGAGGGCCCGGGCGCAGCCCTCGTCGAGCAGCAGCGCCGCGCCGCTCTGGCGGGGGTCGCCACGGCGGCCTGGCCCGTCACGGACCTCGTCGCCGCCCCGGCTCCGTCCGTGTCGGCGACGGCGCCCGTCTCGGCGTCGGCGGCCGTCAGCGCCGCGCCGGCCGACACCACGCCGACCGTCGTCGCGTCCACGGTGACCGCGACAGCGGCATCCGTGCCGGAGCGCGTGCAGACCGACCGGCGGCGACGGCGCGGACGACGCAGACTCGCGCTGGCCACCGGCGCGGTCTCGGCGGCCGGTATCGCGGGTCTCGTCGCCGCATCCGTGCTGCTGTGGCAGCCGGACGCGACGCCGACGACGGAGCCTGCAGAGAGCCCCGCCGTGCAGACCCCGAACGTCACCCCGGCCACCGAGACGGTCGTGACCGACACCTCCGCCGATCTCGAGCAGCCGGCCGACGACTCGGCGGACGGCGACGTTCCGGCGACCGGGAGCACCGTGGCGCCTGCGGTCGACCAGACCGGCACCGGCGGGGCGGTCGACGGCGGTCCCCCTCCCGAAAACGGCGTCGGGAACAGCCCGGGCTCGAACAACGGGAACGGGACCGACAACGGAAGCGGCAACGGCTCGAACAGCGGCAACGGACCCGGCTCCAACAGCGGCAACGGGCCCGGCTCCAACAGCGGCAACGGGCCCGGCTCCAACAGCGGCTCGGGCCCCGGCTCCAACAGCGGCAACGGTGGCGGGCGCTCATCCGGCAAGCCCGCTCCCGGCGATGGCTGA
- a CDS encoding sugar phosphate isomerase/epimerase family protein — protein MSGSLAKLAEIGFAHVEAFDFVSRPAEIRAALDAAGLTAPTGHAPLLTDELWTPDGSIPTPAPEVVYEAAATIGITTVIDPFVSPDRWLTEDGVADIAERLNAAAKTAAGFGLSVGYHNHAQEFVASFDGQSAYERFVSLLDERVTLELDLFWALTGGQDVPALVKSLGDRLIAVHVKDGVVPATNPWAPGAEKLGSESFDQRHAGTGDVPLVESLRAATALKYAVVEYDKAPGDVFADVAASLAFLRENGVGA, from the coding sequence ATGTCCGGCTCGCTGGCGAAGCTCGCCGAGATCGGATTCGCCCACGTCGAGGCGTTCGACTTCGTCTCGCGTCCCGCCGAGATCCGCGCGGCGCTCGACGCCGCCGGCCTCACCGCGCCGACCGGTCACGCTCCTCTGCTGACCGACGAGCTGTGGACGCCCGACGGCTCGATCCCCACCCCGGCCCCCGAGGTCGTCTACGAAGCGGCCGCGACCATCGGCATCACCACGGTCATCGACCCGTTCGTCTCTCCCGACCGCTGGCTCACCGAGGACGGCGTCGCCGACATCGCCGAGCGCCTCAACGCCGCCGCCAAGACCGCCGCAGGCTTCGGGCTCAGCGTCGGCTACCACAACCACGCGCAGGAGTTCGTGGCATCGTTCGACGGCCAGAGCGCCTACGAGCGCTTCGTCTCGCTGCTCGATGAGCGCGTCACCCTCGAGCTCGACCTGTTCTGGGCTCTCACCGGCGGCCAGGACGTCCCCGCGCTGGTGAAGAGCCTGGGCGACCGGCTGATCGCGGTGCACGTCAAGGACGGCGTCGTCCCGGCCACGAACCCCTGGGCCCCGGGAGCCGAGAAGCTCGGCTCCGAGAGCTTCGACCAGCGTCACGCCGGCACCGGCGACGTGCCGCTCGTCGAGTCGCTGCGGGCGGCCACCGCCCTGAAGTACGCCGTCGTCGAGTACGACAAGGCGCCCGGCGATGTCTTCGCCGACGTCGCCGCCAGCCTTGCCTTCCTCCGCGAGAACGGCGTCGGCGCATGA
- a CDS encoding MetQ/NlpA family ABC transporter substrate-binding protein has translation MSKRLLTAAALALPLTLLLGACASNAGSGDAGDTAQDGPVRIGVVGAGDPYWETYTEAAAEEGIEVEIVDFTEYTQPNPALSAGELDLNQFQHIIYLATYNVNADDDLVAIGSTATYPLGLYSTQYDSVDDIPEGSTVVVPDDESNQARGLLVLQAEGLIELKDGGSVFSTVADVEPGSKVTVEALEAALTPTSLPDVAAAIINNDFVEDAGLTFDDALATDDPSDPSAQPYINVFAAKAEDADNPTYLKLVEIFQDTQAVTDGLQEASGGTAVLVKTTQDELASALEQVEDDIRANQ, from the coding sequence ATGTCCAAGAGACTTCTGACCGCGGCCGCCCTGGCCCTCCCCCTGACCCTGCTGCTGGGCGCGTGCGCGTCCAACGCCGGCTCCGGCGATGCCGGCGATACCGCGCAGGACGGCCCCGTACGCATCGGCGTCGTCGGCGCCGGCGACCCGTACTGGGAGACCTACACCGAGGCGGCTGCCGAGGAGGGCATCGAGGTCGAGATCGTCGACTTCACCGAATACACGCAGCCCAACCCCGCCCTGTCGGCCGGTGAGCTCGATCTCAACCAGTTCCAGCACATCATCTACCTCGCGACGTACAACGTGAACGCCGACGACGACCTCGTCGCGATCGGCTCCACGGCGACGTACCCGCTCGGCCTGTACTCGACGCAGTACGACTCGGTCGACGACATCCCCGAGGGGTCGACGGTCGTCGTGCCCGATGACGAGAGCAACCAGGCACGCGGCCTCCTCGTGCTCCAGGCCGAGGGCCTCATCGAGCTCAAGGACGGCGGCTCGGTGTTCTCGACCGTCGCCGACGTCGAGCCGGGCTCGAAGGTGACCGTCGAGGCGCTCGAAGCCGCGCTGACCCCGACCTCGCTGCCCGATGTCGCCGCCGCGATCATCAACAACGACTTCGTGGAGGACGCGGGCCTGACCTTCGATGACGCGCTGGCGACCGACGACCCGTCCGACCCGAGCGCGCAGCCGTACATCAACGTCTTCGCCGCGAAGGCCGAGGATGCCGACAACCCCACGTACCTGAAGCTCGTGGAGATCTTCCAGGACACCCAGGCCGTCACCGACGGACTGCAGGAGGCCTCGGGCGGCACCGCGGTGCTCGTGAAGACCACGCAGGACGAGCTCGCCTCGGCCCTCGAGCAGGTCGAGGACGACATCCGCGCCAACCAGTGA
- a CDS encoding MMPL family transporter, which translates to MKSERIVPRWLRIGIPALLVLIWVVGGSIGGPYFGKVDEVATNDQSSFLPASADATQVSERLTDFVGAEEIPAVVVAASDAPLDDAQLSALTDLGAAVADLDGVGEVSPPIPSEDGLAVQIFVPIDASGEVGEIVEEIRSLVQDDAPAGVDAWVTGPAGFTADLVAGFLGIDGLLLIVALAAVFVILVVVYRSPLLPILVLLTSVFALCVALLTVWWLAKADIVVLNGQVQGILFILVIGAATDYALLYTARYREAVGSGLSRWDATLRAWKGAVEPIVASGGTVIAGLLCLLLSDLASNKALGPIASIGIAFSMLSALTFLPALLALFGRAAFWPFVPRTGAVDLPDDPTAPVRGLWPRQARFVARRARTVWIVSTVVLLAGAAGVLQLNADGVPASDLVLGASEARDGQVALAEHFPAGSGSPASIIVPEDRLADALEVLDDSPGVSSVAAVAAESPTGQISVTLQDGEPAFSAAGPPGTPAGVPTVSEGDVLLSATLTDPADSLAAEDTVRDLRETFADTVPGALVGGSTATDVDTNDTSIRDRTVIIPVILVVILVILMLLLRSVLAPVLLILSTILSFGTALGVSALVFNHVFEFPGADPAVPLYGFVFLVALGVDYNIFLMSRVREETLQHGTRRGIARGLVATGGVITSAGLVLAATFAALGVIPILFLAQIAFIVAFGVLLDTFVVRSLLVPALAHDIGATIWWPSKLWRRERAEARLRSADPEAALPSRRDLRD; encoded by the coding sequence GTGAAGAGCGAACGAATTGTGCCGCGTTGGCTGCGCATCGGCATCCCCGCCCTCCTGGTGCTGATCTGGGTCGTCGGCGGATCGATCGGCGGACCGTACTTCGGCAAGGTCGACGAGGTCGCCACCAACGACCAGTCCTCCTTCCTGCCGGCCAGTGCCGATGCGACGCAGGTGAGCGAGCGCCTCACCGACTTCGTGGGCGCCGAGGAGATCCCGGCCGTCGTCGTCGCGGCCTCCGACGCTCCGCTCGACGACGCTCAGCTCAGCGCGCTCACCGACCTCGGTGCCGCGGTCGCCGACCTCGACGGCGTCGGGGAGGTGTCGCCGCCGATCCCGTCCGAAGACGGACTGGCGGTGCAGATCTTCGTGCCCATCGACGCCTCGGGGGAAGTCGGCGAGATCGTCGAGGAGATCCGGTCGCTCGTGCAGGACGACGCGCCCGCGGGCGTCGACGCCTGGGTCACCGGCCCCGCCGGATTCACCGCCGACCTCGTCGCCGGCTTCCTCGGCATCGACGGACTGCTCCTGATCGTCGCGCTCGCCGCCGTCTTCGTCATCCTGGTCGTCGTCTACCGATCGCCGCTGCTGCCGATCCTCGTGCTGCTGACCTCCGTCTTCGCGCTGTGCGTGGCGCTGCTCACGGTCTGGTGGCTGGCCAAGGCCGACATCGTCGTGCTGAACGGACAGGTCCAGGGCATCCTGTTCATCCTGGTGATCGGCGCAGCGACCGATTATGCGCTGCTCTACACCGCCCGCTACCGAGAGGCCGTCGGGTCGGGCCTGTCACGTTGGGACGCCACACTGCGGGCGTGGAAGGGCGCGGTTGAGCCCATCGTCGCCTCAGGCGGCACCGTCATCGCGGGCCTGTTGTGCCTGCTGCTGAGCGACCTCGCCAGCAACAAGGCGCTCGGCCCCATCGCCTCGATCGGCATCGCGTTCTCGATGCTGTCGGCTCTGACCTTCCTGCCTGCGCTGCTCGCGCTCTTCGGACGTGCGGCCTTCTGGCCCTTCGTCCCGCGCACCGGAGCTGTGGACCTGCCCGACGACCCCACCGCACCGGTGCGAGGGCTGTGGCCACGCCAGGCTCGGTTCGTGGCGCGACGAGCGCGTACGGTCTGGATCGTCAGCACCGTGGTGCTGCTGGCGGGAGCCGCGGGTGTGCTCCAGCTCAACGCCGACGGCGTGCCCGCCAGCGACCTCGTGCTCGGCGCTTCGGAGGCCCGCGACGGTCAAGTCGCCCTCGCCGAGCACTTCCCGGCCGGTTCCGGAAGCCCGGCCTCGATCATCGTCCCCGAGGACAGGCTCGCCGATGCCCTCGAGGTGCTCGACGACAGCCCCGGCGTCTCGTCGGTGGCAGCCGTCGCCGCCGAATCACCCACCGGACAGATCTCGGTGACGCTTCAGGACGGCGAGCCCGCGTTCAGCGCGGCCGGCCCGCCGGGAACCCCCGCAGGCGTGCCCACCGTCTCCGAGGGCGACGTCCTCCTGTCGGCGACACTGACGGACCCCGCCGACTCCCTCGCCGCCGAGGACACCGTCCGCGACCTCCGCGAGACCTTCGCCGACACCGTGCCCGGTGCTCTCGTCGGAGGGTCGACCGCGACCGACGTCGACACGAACGACACGTCGATCCGCGACCGCACCGTGATCATTCCCGTCATCCTCGTGGTGATCCTCGTCATCCTCATGCTGCTGCTGCGCTCGGTGCTCGCACCGGTACTGCTCATCCTCAGCACGATCCTCTCGTTCGGCACGGCGCTCGGGGTGAGCGCCCTGGTGTTCAACCACGTGTTCGAGTTCCCGGGCGCCGACCCGGCGGTGCCGCTGTACGGCTTCGTGTTCCTGGTGGCGTTGGGGGTCGACTACAACATCTTCCTCATGTCGCGAGTGCGCGAAGAGACGCTGCAGCACGGCACGCGCCGCGGCATCGCCCGCGGGCTGGTCGCGACGGGGGGAGTGATCACCTCCGCCGGGCTCGTCCTGGCGGCGACCTTCGCGGCACTGGGCGTCATCCCCATCCTCTTCCTCGCCCAGATCGCCTTCATCGTCGCGTTCGGTGTGCTGCTCGACACGTTCGTGGTTCGGTCGCTCCTGGTGCCGGCCCTCGCGCACGACATCGGTGCGACCATCTGGTGGCCGTCGAAGCTGTGGCGCCGAGAGCGCGCGGAGGCACGGCTGCGGTCCGCCGACCCGGAGGCCGCGCTGCCGTCGCGGCGTGACCTGCGGGATTGA
- a CDS encoding methionine ABC transporter ATP-binding protein, with amino-acid sequence MTLIRLSGVTKSFPPSAKGGEPVVAVDAVDLEIAAGTVCGIVGYSGAGKSTVLRLVNALETPTSGSVEIDGRDITGLGERDLRALRGDIGMIFQQFNLFDSRTVAGNVSYPLEVAGRARAEVKERVAELLEFVGLSGKARNYPEQLSGGQRQRVGIARALATNPRILLADEATSALDPDTTQEVLALLKRVNTELGVTILVITHEMEVVRSIADRVVVMEHGRIIESGDVFDVLSAPQQAATRRFVASIIDEVPRGDKLAALRRRHPGRIVTFTIRDGDATQAGVFAALSAHGVRFELIHGGINDIRGRVFGHLTLALSGGEADVASAIVAASQHAPLIEEDVRG; translated from the coding sequence ATGACCCTCATCCGCCTGTCCGGCGTGACCAAGAGCTTCCCCCCGTCCGCGAAGGGCGGTGAGCCCGTCGTGGCGGTCGATGCCGTCGACCTCGAGATCGCCGCCGGAACCGTCTGCGGCATCGTCGGCTACTCGGGCGCGGGCAAGAGCACCGTCCTCCGACTCGTCAACGCGCTCGAGACGCCCACGAGCGGCAGCGTCGAGATCGACGGCCGCGACATCACCGGGCTGGGCGAGCGCGACCTGCGCGCGCTCCGCGGTGACATCGGCATGATCTTCCAGCAGTTCAACCTCTTCGACTCCCGCACCGTCGCCGGGAACGTGTCCTACCCGCTCGAGGTCGCGGGCCGCGCTCGCGCCGAGGTCAAGGAGCGCGTGGCGGAGCTGCTCGAGTTCGTCGGGCTGTCGGGCAAGGCCCGCAACTACCCCGAGCAGCTCTCGGGTGGTCAGCGCCAGCGGGTCGGCATCGCACGCGCGCTCGCGACCAATCCCCGCATCCTGCTCGCCGACGAGGCCACGAGCGCGCTCGACCCCGACACGACGCAGGAGGTGCTCGCCCTGCTCAAGCGGGTGAACACCGAGCTGGGGGTCACGATCCTCGTGATCACGCACGAGATGGAGGTCGTCCGCTCGATCGCCGACCGCGTGGTCGTGATGGAGCACGGCCGCATCATCGAAAGCGGCGACGTGTTCGACGTGCTCTCGGCCCCGCAGCAGGCTGCCACCCGCCGATTCGTCGCGAGCATCATCGACGAGGTGCCCCGAGGTGACAAGCTCGCCGCGTTGCGACGCCGCCACCCCGGCCGGATCGTCACCTTCACCATCCGCGACGGCGACGCGACGCAGGCGGGTGTCTTCGCCGCCCTGTCTGCGCACGGGGTGCGCTTCGAGCTCATCCACGGCGGGATCAACGACATCCGCGGCCGGGTGTTCGGCCATCTGACCCTGGCTCTCAGCGGCGGCGAGGCGGACGTCGCGTCGGCGATCGTCGCCGCGTCGCAGCACGCCCCGCTCATCGAGGAGGACGTCCGTGGATAG
- a CDS encoding TetR/AcrR family transcriptional regulator produces the protein MGRPGAYAKGVARRREILDRAIEVFQERGLQGTSLRRIAEAIGVSHAALLHYFASREQLLVAVYEHAETQRGVRHPVPPETAVGVMTRAAVDNVEVPGLVELYSILVAGALEAGSDYGKRFFTARFDRIRRELTDRILAEQRAGTVRDDVAAEQLAALLVAASDGLQIQWLLEPSIELERTLASWTVLLRPQ, from the coding sequence ATGGGCCGCCCCGGCGCATACGCCAAGGGTGTCGCGCGCCGCCGCGAGATCCTCGACCGGGCGATCGAGGTGTTCCAGGAACGCGGTCTGCAGGGCACCTCGCTGCGTCGGATCGCCGAGGCCATCGGCGTCTCGCACGCCGCGCTGCTGCACTACTTCGCATCGCGCGAGCAGCTCCTCGTGGCCGTCTACGAGCACGCCGAGACCCAGCGCGGCGTGCGCCACCCGGTGCCGCCCGAGACGGCCGTGGGGGTCATGACGCGGGCCGCGGTCGACAACGTCGAGGTACCGGGGCTCGTCGAGCTGTACTCGATCCTCGTCGCGGGGGCTCTCGAGGCGGGGAGCGACTACGGCAAGCGGTTCTTCACCGCACGCTTCGACAGGATCCGGCGCGAGCTCACCGACCGCATCCTCGCTGAGCAGCGCGCGGGCACGGTGCGCGACGACGTGGCCGCGGAGCAGCTGGCGGCGCTGCTCGTCGCGGCGTCCGACGGTCTGCAGATCCAATGGCTGCTCGAGCCCTCGATCGAGCTCGAGCGCACCCTCGCCTCGTGGACCGTGCTCCTTCGTCCGCAGTGA
- a CDS encoding isochorismatase family protein produces the protein MTRALFIVDVQNDFTEGGALAVTGGDAVAAAITRHLQSHRGDYEIIVASRDWHHADHDNGGHFADGEPDFVDTWPVHCVADTAGAEYDPELDTAAVTHHVKKGQGIPAYSLFEGTTDEGESVADLLSAHGVVDVDVVGLATDHCVRASALDALAHGRRVRILTDLVAGVAASSSEQALAELAHAGAEVTTTAQV, from the coding sequence ATGACCCGTGCACTGTTCATCGTCGATGTCCAGAACGATTTCACCGAGGGCGGCGCGCTCGCCGTCACCGGAGGCGACGCGGTCGCCGCGGCAATCACGCGGCACTTGCAGAGCCACCGCGGTGACTACGAGATCATCGTCGCCTCGCGCGACTGGCACCATGCCGACCACGACAACGGTGGGCATTTCGCCGACGGCGAGCCGGACTTCGTCGACACCTGGCCGGTGCACTGCGTCGCCGACACCGCGGGCGCCGAATACGATCCCGAGCTCGACACCGCCGCTGTCACCCACCACGTGAAGAAGGGGCAGGGGATCCCCGCCTACTCGCTCTTCGAGGGGACGACCGATGAGGGCGAGTCCGTCGCGGACCTGCTGAGCGCCCACGGCGTCGTCGACGTCGACGTCGTCGGTCTCGCCACCGATCACTGCGTGCGTGCATCGGCGCTGGACGCCCTCGCGCACGGCCGAAGGGTCCGCATCCTCACCGACCTCGTCGCGGGTGTCGCCGCGTCATCGAGCGAGCAGGCCCTCGCCGAGCTGGCCCATGCCGGGGCCGAGGTGACGACGACCGCGCAGGTCTAG
- a CDS encoding methionine ABC transporter permease yields MDRLIDLLPELWPATAETLYMITLSLLFGGLAGFLIGLALYATRSGSLFPNRFVFGVLNVIVNTFRPIPFIILLAAVQPLARAVGIRGIGIEFGVFAISIASMFAIGRIVEQNLLTVRPGVIEAARAAGASRSRILFRLVPRESLGPLVLGYTFIVVALVDMTAIAGAVAAGGLGQFALVNGFRQFNPWVTWAAVLVIVVIVQGVQFFGNALARRILRR; encoded by the coding sequence GTGGATAGGCTCATCGACCTGCTTCCCGAGCTGTGGCCGGCGACGGCCGAGACGCTCTACATGATCACGCTGAGCCTGCTGTTCGGCGGGCTCGCGGGGTTCCTCATCGGCCTGGCCCTCTATGCCACCCGCTCTGGCAGCCTCTTCCCCAACCGCTTCGTGTTCGGGGTCCTGAACGTGATCGTCAACACCTTCCGACCCATCCCCTTCATCATCCTGTTGGCAGCGGTCCAACCGCTCGCCCGCGCGGTGGGCATCCGGGGCATCGGGATCGAATTCGGCGTCTTCGCGATCTCGATCGCGTCGATGTTCGCGATCGGACGCATCGTCGAGCAGAACCTGCTGACGGTGCGGCCCGGCGTGATCGAGGCGGCGCGGGCCGCCGGCGCCAGTCGGTCGCGCATCCTGTTCCGGCTCGTGCCCCGCGAATCGCTCGGTCCGCTGGTGCTGGGCTACACGTTCATCGTCGTGGCACTGGTCGACATGACCGCGATCGCCGGAGCGGTCGCGGCGGGCGGGCTGGGGCAGTTCGCGTTGGTGAACGGGTTCCGTCAGTTCAACCCCTGGGTGACGTGGGCCGCCGTGCTGGTGATCGTCGTCATCGTGCAGGGCGTGCAGTTCTTCGGGAACGCCCTCGCGCGCCGCATCCTCCGCCGCTGA
- a CDS encoding Gfo/Idh/MocA family protein yields MTGPVGVGFVGVGVISDTYLENLNSFPDVRVVILGDLDVERAKAQAEKHGVAEWGTTDDVLAHPDVDVVVNLTIPAVHVEVSSRAVAAGKHVWTEKPLGLDRESTAELLRQAEAAGLRIGSAPDTLLGPGFQTAKRAIQSGVIGEPMFASTTFQTVGPDLWHPSPAFLFAQGAGPLLDMGPYYFSGLVSLFGPVDRVAAVGRKKLEERTIQAGPNAGTVFPVEVPTTIQVVTAFEAGQQAASLLSFDSALERHGIFEVHGTEGSIVIPDPNQFEGRIAYVKARTSLSDGNWGEQEWIEIEQEGTLTGRGLGLLDMVRAIAEDRPHVATGELGYHVLDIMLSAQESAASGEFVKVASTVAPVPAVPVDFDPFTATL; encoded by the coding sequence ATGACCGGCCCCGTCGGTGTCGGTTTCGTCGGCGTCGGTGTCATCAGCGACACCTACCTCGAGAACCTGAACTCGTTCCCGGACGTGCGTGTCGTCATCCTCGGCGACCTCGATGTCGAGCGCGCGAAGGCTCAGGCCGAGAAGCACGGTGTCGCCGAGTGGGGCACCACCGACGACGTCCTCGCTCACCCCGACGTCGACGTGGTGGTCAACCTGACCATCCCCGCCGTCCATGTCGAGGTCTCTTCGCGCGCCGTCGCCGCCGGCAAGCACGTGTGGACCGAGAAGCCCCTCGGGCTCGACCGCGAGAGCACGGCCGAGTTGCTCCGCCAGGCCGAGGCCGCGGGACTGCGCATCGGGTCGGCGCCCGACACGCTGCTCGGCCCGGGCTTCCAGACGGCCAAGCGCGCGATCCAGTCCGGGGTGATCGGCGAGCCGATGTTCGCGTCGACGACGTTCCAGACCGTCGGCCCCGACCTCTGGCACCCGAGCCCGGCGTTCCTGTTCGCCCAGGGCGCGGGCCCGCTGCTCGACATGGGTCCGTACTACTTCAGCGGGCTCGTCAGCCTCTTCGGCCCCGTCGACCGCGTCGCTGCCGTCGGCCGCAAGAAGCTCGAGGAGCGCACCATCCAGGCCGGACCGAACGCCGGCACGGTGTTCCCGGTCGAGGTGCCGACGACCATCCAGGTGGTGACGGCGTTCGAGGCCGGCCAGCAGGCCGCGAGCCTGCTGAGCTTCGACTCCGCGCTGGAGCGTCACGGCATCTTCGAGGTGCACGGCACCGAGGGCTCGATCGTCATCCCCGACCCCAACCAGTTCGAGGGCCGCATCGCCTACGTGAAGGCGCGCACGTCGCTCTCGGACGGCAACTGGGGCGAGCAGGAGTGGATCGAGATCGAGCAGGAGGGAACGCTCACCGGTCGCGGACTGGGTCTGCTCGACATGGTCCGCGCGATCGCCGAGGACCGGCCGCACGTCGCCACCGGCGAGCTCGGTTACCACGTGCTCGACATCATGCTCTCGGCGCAGGAGTCGGCCGCCTCCGGCGAGTTCGTGAAGGTCGCGAGCACCGTCGCCCCGGTCCCCGCCGTACCGGTCGACTTCGACCCTTTCACCGCCACGCTGTAG